A stretch of Vibrio maritimus DNA encodes these proteins:
- the kdsC gene encoding 3-deoxy-manno-octulosonate-8-phosphatase KdsC, whose amino-acid sequence MSEQVETLYGSINKSIVDKAAGIQLLICDVDGVFSDGLIYMGNDGEELKTFHTRDGYGVKALMSAGIQVAIITGRNSKIVENRMKALGISLIYQGQDDKVVAYQDICQKLNIDAQNTAYIGDDLIDWPVMEQVGLGICVADGHPLLAKKADYVTSIRGGHGAVREICDLILESKGELELHKGLSI is encoded by the coding sequence GTGTCGGAACAAGTCGAAACCTTATACGGTTCAATCAACAAAAGCATCGTTGACAAGGCAGCAGGCATCCAGCTTTTGATTTGCGACGTTGACGGTGTATTTTCTGACGGCCTTATCTACATGGGTAATGATGGCGAAGAACTTAAAACCTTTCATACCCGTGATGGCTATGGTGTCAAAGCACTAATGAGCGCGGGTATCCAGGTTGCCATAATCACCGGCCGAAACTCTAAGATTGTCGAGAACCGAATGAAAGCCTTGGGTATCTCATTGATTTACCAAGGACAAGATGACAAAGTAGTGGCGTATCAAGACATCTGTCAAAAATTGAACATCGATGCTCAGAACACGGCATACATTGGTGATGACCTAATCGACTGGCCTGTCATGGAGCAAGTTGGGTTAGGTATCTGTGTTGCTGATGGGCATCCTTTGCTCGCGAAAAAGGCTGATTATGTCACCTCTATTCGTGGCGGACACGGCGCTGTTAGGGAAATCTGTGATCTGATCCTAGAATCAAAGGGAGAACTTGAGCTTCACAAGGGTCTAAGTATATGA